A region from the Candidatus Peregrinibacteria bacterium genome encodes:
- a CDS encoding SprT family zinc-dependent metalloprotease: MLEEVNKIKIGGHEIEYVLRKKISTRNLSMRLDFGRRLYISAPRLMSTGRILDFLKEKESWLKKNIEKLDQKNEEKALHKKDVKEGELFVLLGQKYNLDIRFLSKKRGNAYFECLEDGKNNLVLEIHEATQFRDVPEVGRIAIDKLYRQFAKQYFTERVGKLNEEHYGFKYRDIRVKNQMTRYGSCSSKGNLNFNWKVIMAPPEVVDYLLAHELSHLSQMNHSAKFWELVEKACPQYDKHRKWLKAKGHTLTF; the protein is encoded by the coding sequence ATGTTAGAAGAGGTGAACAAAATAAAAATAGGTGGGCATGAGATAGAATATGTTCTTAGGAAAAAAATTAGTACTCGTAATTTGTCGATGCGCTTGGATTTTGGGCGGCGCCTCTATATATCGGCGCCGCGGCTTATGAGTACCGGTAGGATTCTTGATTTTCTCAAAGAAAAGGAATCTTGGCTAAAGAAAAATATAGAAAAACTTGATCAGAAAAATGAGGAGAAGGCGCTTCACAAAAAAGATGTCAAAGAAGGTGAGTTATTTGTACTGCTTGGCCAAAAATACAATTTGGATATACGATTTCTTAGTAAGAAGCGCGGGAACGCATATTTTGAATGTTTGGAAGATGGTAAGAATAATTTGGTTTTGGAGATTCATGAAGCCACGCAGTTTAGAGACGTTCCGGAGGTGGGGAGGATCGCTATAGATAAATTGTACAGGCAATTTGCAAAACAATATTTCACAGAGAGGGTGGGGAAATTAAATGAAGAACATTATGGGTTCAAATACCGTGATATAAGGGTGAAAAATCAAATGACCAGATATGGCTCGTGCTCATCTAAGGGGAATTTGAATTTCAATTGGAAAGTGATCATGGCTCCACCGGAAGTGGTGGATTATTTGTTAGCACATGAATTATCCCATCTTTCGCAGATGAACCATTCGGCTAAGTTTTGGGAACTTGTTGAAAAAGCCTGCCCGCAGTACGACAAACATCGCAAATGGCTCAAAGCAAAAGGCCACACTTTGACCTTCTAG
- a CDS encoding TlyA family RNA methyltransferase, protein MRLDIYIANNDLAESREKAQVLIKSGKVSVNGNIIKKPAFTVEEADKIEVRDLKMYVSRSALKLEEAIKRWHVAANDTVCMDIGASTGGFSEILLEMGAGRVFAVDNGTAQLHPKLKSDKRVVSLEKTDFRTLKPATVKKLGFDHFDIIVIDVSFISLKKILEPLSEFLKTLQGENHNYEILALFKPQFEVGERYVVKGIAANIDVIKNHLDAMPKFLSEFGWQLKKKIQLTLKGKEGNQEYFLHIIPKE, encoded by the coding sequence ATGAGACTCGATATTTATATCGCCAACAATGACCTCGCAGAGAGCCGTGAAAAAGCGCAAGTACTTATCAAAAGTGGTAAGGTCTCTGTGAATGGAAATATAATCAAAAAACCTGCCTTTACAGTAGAGGAGGCTGATAAAATAGAGGTACGAGATTTAAAAATGTACGTGAGCCGCTCTGCACTAAAACTCGAAGAAGCTATAAAAAGATGGCACGTTGCTGCAAATGACACAGTTTGCATGGATATTGGTGCGTCTACCGGTGGGTTTAGTGAAATATTACTCGAGATGGGGGCGGGAAGAGTCTTCGCAGTGGACAATGGGACCGCTCAGCTGCATCCTAAACTAAAATCCGACAAAAGGGTTGTTAGCCTAGAAAAAACTGATTTCCGTACACTTAAACCAGCTACAGTAAAGAAGCTCGGATTTGACCATTTTGACATCATCGTAATAGATGTTTCTTTTATTTCTCTCAAAAAAATCCTTGAGCCACTCTCAGAATTCTTAAAGACTTTGCAAGGAGAAAACCATAACTATGAAATACTCGCACTATTCAAACCTCAATTTGAAGTAGGTGAAAGATACGTCGTCAAAGGGATCGCTGCGAATATAGACGTGATAAAGAATCACTTGGATGCAATGCCAAAATTCTTATCTGAATTTGGTTGGCAGTTAAAGAAAAAAATCCAACTGACGCTCAAAGGCAAAGAAGGAAACCAGGAATATTTCTTGCATATAATTCCAAAGGAATGA
- a CDS encoding dihydrofolate reductase, whose amino-acid sequence MKFSMIVACDKHRGIGRDNDLPWHLPTDMKYFRDTTRSPKGENIGQNAVIMGRRTYESLPIDKRPLPKRLNIILSRNPDYQADEGVLIADSLDTALTMIESYDIHEVFVIGGGHVYADAINHPSCDKLYITEIDNTFECDTFFPEFSKDVFKEMSRSDAIEENGSKYEFAVYQKNI is encoded by the coding sequence ATGAAATTTTCAATGATAGTCGCGTGTGATAAACATCGTGGGATAGGTCGAGACAATGATCTGCCATGGCATTTGCCGACAGATATGAAGTATTTCAGAGATACTACCAGATCACCAAAAGGTGAAAATATAGGACAAAATGCAGTGATTATGGGACGCCGCACATATGAATCTTTGCCTATAGACAAAAGACCACTACCTAAAAGGCTGAATATAATTTTGAGTAGAAATCCTGACTATCAGGCGGATGAAGGCGTCCTTATCGCAGACTCTCTAGATACTGCACTTACAATGATTGAAAGCTATGACATTCATGAAGTGTTTGTAATAGGAGGTGGTCATGTATATGCTGACGCTATCAACCATCCAAGTTGTGACAAATTATATATTACCGAGATCGATAATACGTTTGAGTGCGATACTTTCTTCCCGGAATTCTCAAAAGATGTTTTCAAAGAAATGAGTAGGTCGGATGCAATTGAAGAAAATGGTTCGAAATATGAATTTGCCGTCTATCAAAAGAATATTTAG
- a CDS encoding thymidylate synthase produces the protein MKQYLSLVQEILDNGEEKSDRTGTGTISIFGIQRKYDLRDGFPMVTTKKTLFDAVIRELLWFLKGSTNINDGLKEYTPIWNAWAAPDGELGPVYGYQWRSWPKYGCPHGDCDKCGHGGSIDQISQAIDMIKNNPDSRRIIVNAWNVAQVPEMALPPCHMFFQFYVGGGRLDCQLYQRSADVALGVPFNIASYAALMIMVAIECDLEPGIFTHTMGDAHIYLNHIEGLQEQLTRTPHKLPTLKLNKKPFFDIVFEDFTLENYEHDPFIKFKVAV, from the coding sequence ATGAAACAATACCTCTCGCTTGTACAAGAAATTTTGGATAATGGTGAAGAAAAAAGTGATCGAACCGGCACTGGGACTATTTCTATATTTGGAATACAGAGGAAATATGATCTGCGAGATGGGTTCCCGATGGTCACTACAAAAAAAACACTTTTTGATGCGGTTATTCGGGAATTACTTTGGTTTCTAAAAGGTTCGACAAATATCAATGATGGACTCAAAGAGTATACGCCTATTTGGAATGCTTGGGCTGCGCCGGATGGTGAGCTTGGGCCGGTATATGGATATCAATGGAGGTCGTGGCCGAAATATGGTTGTCCTCATGGGGACTGCGATAAATGTGGGCATGGCGGTTCTATAGATCAGATCTCGCAGGCAATTGATATGATTAAAAACAATCCTGATTCAAGACGCATAATTGTGAATGCATGGAACGTCGCGCAAGTACCGGAAATGGCGCTGCCTCCATGTCATATGTTTTTTCAGTTTTATGTAGGGGGTGGAAGGCTGGATTGTCAGTTATATCAAAGGAGTGCTGACGTTGCGCTCGGGGTGCCTTTTAATATAGCGAGTTATGCGGCACTGATGATTATGGTGGCGATAGAATGTGATTTGGAACCTGGGATTTTCACTCATACTATGGGAGATGCACATATTTATCTAAACCATATCGAAGGGCTACAAGAGCAGCTAACAAGGACGCCGCACAAGCTCCCTACTCTCAAATTAAACAAAAAACCCTTCTTTGATATCGTGTTTGAGGATTTTACATTAGAGAATTATGAGCATGATCCATTTATTAAGTTCAAAGTTGCTGTATAG